From Clarias gariepinus isolate MV-2021 ecotype Netherlands chromosome 18, CGAR_prim_01v2, whole genome shotgun sequence:
tgactgttatttttttaaggttgttttttgttttatatgtgtTTTAAAACTGCACATCACAAACAGGtgtcattattatcattttactgcaaaacaattttcttaaatacatacatttataagTAAGGTAACCTAACCTAAttctttaaacataaaattaataattatttaatagaaTCTAGGAAAGTAAAGTGTTTCTCTGCCTGCTCAAACACTTATTAACAATGCATTAGAAATAATCTGgaaacatctatctatctatctatctacttcTGTGGTCCATCTAGGGGCCATGAATGCCAATGTTGCTTTTGATTCCAATCCATATATCTTTCAGAATTCCTCTCTTTTCTTatccatttaaaaataataataataatgatacttCACAAGAATACtaacaattattattgttgctAGTTAGTAAGTTATCTGTCGTTGGCACCTCCACAATCGTAACTGGGCGTGGCAGTCTTGTTTTGGCAGCTCAGCATCTGCCACACTTCCTGGTTTTTACATCTCAACCAATCAGAGAACAGGATTTCTGACGTTTGCTCCTCCCACTCAGGCTGTGTTCTAGAATCCGCTGTCCTGTTACACATGCGCACTCTGTTCCTTAGACGGCACTATGTGAGTGTACACACTTTCTAGTGCACTATATATCCTACACCTGGTGCATTGGTGCTCAGTCTGGAAGTGGCGCCAGGAAAGCCCTTGATGTTACTAGATTCTTCTCGAACCTTCGGAAACGCTTTAAAAAACGGCCAGCGTTAGGTTCAGGAGCTACAGACTAGGACCAGCAACCTGACCGAGTAACGCGGTTAAACCTGAACACAAGTGCCGAGGAACAAGAAGGTGTTTAGGAAACTTTGTTGAACTTCTGGTtaagttcattttaaaattattattattgttgttaatcAGACTCGTAGATAATCTTCTAGATGGTGAAGATGGGAAAGGACTACTACAGCATTTTGGGGATCCAGAAAGGCGCGTCTGAAGACGAGATCAAGAAAGCGTACCGCAAACAAGCTCTGAAATACCATCCGGATAAAAACAAGTCACCTGGAGCCGAGGAGAAATTCAAGGAGATCGCAGAAGCCTACGACGTCCTGAGCGACCCGAAAAAGAAGGACATCTATGACCGTTTCGGTGAAGAAGGTGAGTTGTTTAGAGACGTTTATGACGTGTTTGGTTTAGGAATAGTTTCAGacactaaacttaaaaaaaaaaaaaagtaagcgcGAAGTTCAGGGTCGCATCCTAAATCACTTTGGGGGTGCAGTCCAGTTCTTAACTTGTGTATGGCAAATGGGTTACAAAACCCCTGGATCTTATCTAGTGCCCTAGAAGAACGCCATTTGGGATCAGCTCGGTGGTGTGACGGTGAAGGAATTCAAGCTGGAATGTTTTATAACCACACCGACCTGAAAGCGCAAATATAAAGAGCTGCTTTCCTGGGGTGCTAAAGTGTTTAAATAACAGAGTTCACGTTACAATCTCGCGATACTTCAGGAAAGCGAATcgttaattaatatttttacaagCGGAGATTTCTGTCATGAATCGTTCTTTAAATAACGGGAATTAATGTTACACTTATACAATTACTCATACGTCTATTTTAAAGgaagaacaaaatgaaaaccTAGCTAGGTAGCGCGTCCGTTACACGTATCCGACACCAACACTtagcaaaccaaaaaaaaacaaaatatgtatATCACAACGCGTGACGTTAGACGTTTACCAACAAATTAGTgtcaaaaaataagaataataaaagtgCGTCTAAAACACGATTAAACTCCACTTTACAGCTGACACCGTGGTAAAAATACAGTAATCCTGGTGGCTCGCGCAGTTCTCTGACGTCACTAGGGTTGTTCTGGAAAGGCGCGCGCTGCTGCTGGAATATTCCAAGCGCGCGCCTGTCCTGGCCCAAAGTTCACGTGGTCTCTGAAgggaaggggaaactgggttactgtacacacacacacactcgacaTATTAGATCATATAGGAGAAGTTAACTTTAAAGTCGTTGCATACGGTGAAATAATTAAactgttatttaaatatttataaatttattttcttacaatGTGTGTAAACCTGGATATGTTGTGGCTTTAACACATAAGTCAGTTGTGAAAAAACACACTAtcacagatcttttttttttttttttgtgcaataatCTCTTTGACAATTAAACTAAGCTAAAAGTGATGAAATGTGAAGTAAAACTAAAAGCTTCAGCTTGTCATggcaaatatatttttgaaagaaATTTGTCAGACTCTATTTGCAGGCCgttactattattatatgtttagtAAGCAATGCCAGCCTGACTCCATACTATTTAGGGGCGGGAATCACCAGTCCCCTCACGACCCCAGGTTCTGATTCGATTATATAAATATCGTGATCTTTTTAGTTTTAGACATTAGTTtcctcacttaaaaaccaagcgcagcatttaaacaaaactaactttaaatacataacatttaactgagcagcGCATATCTCTGTCATCCGCCAGAATTATTAGTtccaatattattaataataattattattagtgccAATATTAGTATAGGCCCACGTTAATATTAGTACCACACAGGATGAATATAtgtgaatagttcagagtgcgccTGCAACCTGAGTGCACCTGTAACATTATAAAGAAACggcaacattttattgactcaaaagtctcaaaactcaacttgacagtAAGCTTGAGGGCATGCAGAGTTTTTTAGATTTTCAACTAATTTGCACTTCGCTTACAGAGTTGGTAGGAAAAGTGTGCAAACTGGTAatggccaatcaaactgaaaacctgccaattctggtcactggccaATCGACCGGTTCACCTtattacaaatgtaaaaaaaaaattataatgattttggagtcagtatgGCGATACTTAAATCACCTCAAAAAGAATCAAGATTCATATCTTTACCCCCTGTAATACCAGTTTCCGGTTTATTAACACAATGACTTTAAATACCAATCGTTGTCAAGTTGTCAATTGCTTATCAGTATTTTCACAGAATCTTTAAAGAAGCATTGTTAAGACCGTGCTGTAGTGCACCATCCGCATTCCTTTAAACTGACTCATAGCAGTTCATAATTACAGTTAAATACATTTCAGGCAAGACACAACCTGAAACTCTGTTCTGTTTGCAGGGCTGAAGGGCGGAGCTGGTGGATGTGGTGGACCAAATGGCCCTGGCTTCACGTACACCTTCCAGGGTGACCCGCACGCCATGTTCACAGAGTTCTTTGGTGGCCGGAACCCTTTCGAGCACTTCTTCGGCCGCATGGGTGGCGAAGATGATATGGATGTGGACGATCCGTTTGCAAGCTTTGGCCTGGGTGGTGGACGCCACTTTGGTGGGGGGCGGTTAGAGAAAAAGCAGGACCCGCCAGTCACCCATGAGCTCCGTGTCACCCTGGAGGAGGTGTTCAGTGGTTGcacaaagaaaatgaaaatctCGCGCCGCAGACTAAACCCAGACGGCCGTACCACACGCTCGGAGGACAAGATCCTTACAGTGGAAGTGAAGAAGGGCTGGAAGGAGGGAACCAAGATTACTTTTCCTAAAGAGGGTGACCAGACGCCAACCAACATCCCGGCGGACATCGTATTCATTGTGAAGGACAAACCGCATCCAGTGTTTAAGAGGGATGGATCAGACATAATTTATCCAGCCAAGGTCTCACTCAAAGAGGTGAGTAGGGCATAAGTTTAgtggcatttttttaatttaaacttctAACAATAATGTGTTATTgtggtgattaaaaaaaaaaaactaaacataacaCACATCTGTGTTCGTGCCTCTTTTAGGCTCTCTGTGGTTGTACAGTGAAGGTCCCTACAATGGATAATCGTACCGTCAACCTTCCCCTCCAGGACACCCTTATCCGTCCTGGAATGAAGCGGCGCATCACCGGCGAAGGCCTTCCATTACCAAAGAGCCCCGACCGCCGGGGCGACTTAGTCGTCGAGTTCGAGGTGAGATTTCCAGAGAGACTCACTCAGGACGCCAAGAACACCATCGCACGGGTTCTACCCTCGTAACGCCGGAGGCAAAACTGTGAAAGGGTGTGTTTGAGACCAAGGATCCCAAGGACATTATTGCACGGGTCTTGCACTCATTTGCACAGGACAATGTTGCGTCCACAAACCGAACGTTGTGGCACATTAAACCTTGAACTGATTAACGCTGAACTGAAAGACAGTTTAACGAGTCTCTCTGGATGATCAGCCTTTGCTGCGAGTTTTTCTATTTAGGTTGTTTTTCATCAGAAAGGTTGGGTTTGGGGAATAAAACTCCTTAAAGTGCTGGGGAAATTCCACAaagtggaaagaaaaacaaaagcctgggtattgtggggttttttttgtttgtttttcccagCTTGGGATTTTAATTCTAACATGTGCTCCGTTACTATTGCGACACATATTTTAAGGAGAAGCCCTCTCAGGCTAACGTTTAAGGTCCATGGATGATGACTCCTCTTTGAATTATTGGCTGTTTCCAATAGATGTTTGATTATATTTTTCTTCCAGGAAGCTCCTATGCTTTTGTTATTACTGCACAGGGtattccctctttttttttttccttcatgacTTGTATAGTTTAATAAACAAGGTGAAAAAGTTTGCtctttttttgctgtttctGATTTCTGCGGTTGCTCAAGTCACTTCTCTGGTTAATCAAATCAAGGCTGGCTTTCATGAGCTTGCTTGAGGGAATATAAGTAACCTCCTGGTTTTAAGACCTGAAAAGGACTATTAGCTGTATGGTTTACATGAACtcctctttcttcctttttcgcATGTTTTGTGTGCAATTTGGTAGATTtggattgtaaatatatttttgtatatcaCGCAATAggttgtatttttttgtctgtttagaTACAATATTAAAATCGGTGATCTGTATACAGATATCCTTTGAGAGATGAATATCAGAGTGTGAGCTTCAAGTTACACAAAGCATAATGGAAATTTTAAAACAGTTCATGTCTGGTGCTCTTGATTAAACTACGGTGCCCTGGAGTGCTCAGATTTATCATGATATGCAGTAcaagtcaaatgtttggacacaccttctgcttctgtgtttggtttatttttaatatatgtttattgatgcattctagaacaatactaaaGATTTCAAAATTACAGTATGAAGTAAGGCATATGGCATTAGGTTATTATGTAACAACAGCAACAggcagttgttattttaagacacgaaggtcagctgttctggagcagttcagtattgtcaagtgcactTGCAAAAGGTTAATGTagcatcaagcaccatgatacaccagaaaagcaagaacaaaactgacctctgctgcagaggagaagttcatttagagttaccagcttaaagaaaaatcaccaattaacaaacagcacctcagattagagccgttatgaaggatttacagaacGTGAGTAgtagatacatctcaatataaACTGTTCacaggagattattgtgtatttttggacGCCTCAAGCGTTGTAGAAATAAAGGAAGACCATGAAGGTAgatggtgtgtccaaacttttgtctGGTAGTTTATATTTTTGGTCCCCTAGTTTGGacatttagtaaaaaaatttaatgtagcAGAAAATTTTGagaattaaataagtaaattatgCTCATTTTGTTGCACAAGATATAGaaacaaactccacacacttttttttttctgtctatgACCACTCCAGGGGTCTGTAACACAcgtaaagaaaattaaatctgGTAATGTACAGTAGTAGCGCAGAGGGATATCAGATCAGAGTCTAAAGCAGATACTCTGTATTAGACGGATGTGtctattgttttgtttgtttttatgctttttatgtGCAGGAGCAACAGAGATGTACAGAAACCTCTAACACTGTGTAAATTGTAACATACTTCACAGTCTGGCCAAAGATAAAAATACAGTAGCGTTATAATACTGTAGTATTTGTTGGGATAGTcgatgtgtgtgtacagtaggagTTTTATATCCAgagatttatttctcttttttatgtatattaatGAAAGAATGTATTAGTCCAGGACactaaacatacatacagtctAACACTACATCTTCACATAGTTTAGCTTCACAGCTTTTAGTGTATGAAGTAAATAACGAAGCACTTAACCCTATGGGTGTGTGTTTTCATCCGATTTCATCCGGAAGGGATAATGATACAAGAATcgcctgttttgtttttctcagcACCTGAGAGTGGGCACCTTGTCATGCATGTAACCAGGCTCAAGTAACAGGAAAaggaattacttttttttttttttttttgaggaataaataaaagaccaaATGCTTCTTAAGTACATaatcaatctaatctaattgaTCCAGATTTCTAAAACCTTTTATTGAGCTGTTAAGCTTGTTAAGCTAAATTTGGGTTACTTCCTCTTTAGATAGTCACCATCAAGTTTTGCTGTGTG
This genomic window contains:
- the dnajb1b gene encoding dnaJ homolog subfamily B member 1b, coding for MVKMGKDYYSILGIQKGASEDEIKKAYRKQALKYHPDKNKSPGAEEKFKEIAEAYDVLSDPKKKDIYDRFGEEGLKGGAGGCGGPNGPGFTYTFQGDPHAMFTEFFGGRNPFEHFFGRMGGEDDMDVDDPFASFGLGGGRHFGGGRLEKKQDPPVTHELRVTLEEVFSGCTKKMKISRRRLNPDGRTTRSEDKILTVEVKKGWKEGTKITFPKEGDQTPTNIPADIVFIVKDKPHPVFKRDGSDIIYPAKVSLKEALCGCTVKVPTMDNRTVNLPLQDTLIRPGMKRRITGEGLPLPKSPDRRGDLVVEFEVRFPERLTQDAKNTIARVLPS